The following are from one region of the Aspergillus chevalieri M1 DNA, chromosome 1, nearly complete sequence genome:
- a CDS encoding aminoglycoside phosphotransferase family protein (COG:S;~EggNog:ENOG410PPPA;~InterPro:IPR000719,IPR011009,IPR002575;~PFAM:PF01636;~go_function: GO:0004672 - protein kinase activity [Evidence IEA];~go_function: GO:0005524 - ATP binding [Evidence IEA];~go_process: GO:0006468 - protein phosphorylation [Evidence IEA]), translating to MPGLDENVPSRAPDGPGDTTFTPTIDARSKDDTNIFPLDGVDIESVSNKELVRLGETAPVLYQIGSSKVLQICHDLVLKCGPLVLPSEGRALEFVRARTSILVPRVYRTFQVDDPFEYYGTRGYLVMDYVKGQNLGDCWKYLTKHQKDDVICQTAAIIKQLQSIPIPTAGPLGGDPCRGKFFTDYGAGPFNSGSEMEAWFNHKLKICKDYNQAPQNIPSFDFQKFVLVHQDISPRNMILDAAGKVCLIDWAHAGAYPPAFERAAIAEQYRFPEFNKMILHVMPEYDVEVRQLQSIWYGLSVASLA from the exons ATGCCCGGTCTTGATGAGAACGTCCCATCACGAGCTCCAGACGGGCCCGGAGATACAACATTTACTCCAACCATTGAT GCCCGAAGCAAGGACGATACGAACATATTCCCGCTCGATGGCGTTGATATCGAGAGCGTTTCGAACAAGGAATTAGTGCGGCTTGGGGAGACTGCTCCTGTGCTCTACCAAATCGGCTCAAGCAAAGTCCTACAAATTTGTCACGACCTAGTATTAAAATGCGGGCCTTTAGTTCTTCCCAGTGAGGGTAGAGCTCTAGAGTTTGTCAGAGCGAGGACCTCAATCCTAGTTCCTCGGGTCTACCGCACATTCCAGGTGGACGACCCCTTCGAGTACTATGGGACACGAGGCTATTTGGTCATGGATTATGTCAAGGGCCAAAATCTGGGAGATTGTTGGAAATATCTCACCAAACATCAAAAGGACGATGTGATCTGTCAGACAGCGGCGATAATAAAACAACTTCAATCGATTCCGATTCCAACAGCCGGCCCTCTTGGAGGGGATCCTTGTCGGGGTAAATTCTTCACAGACTATGGTGCCGGTCCATTCAATTCTGGGTCCGAGATGGAAGCTTGGTTTAACCACAAACTCAAGATATGCAAAGATTATAACCAGGCCCCCCAAAATATCCCCTCATTTGACTTTCAGAAGTTCGTCCTCGTGCATCAGGACATCAGTCCTCGAAACATGATATTGGACGCTGCTGGAAAGGTTTGTTTGATAGACTGGGCACATGCGGGTGCTTACCCTCCTGCATTCGAGCGAGCCGCGATAGCCGAGCAGTACAGATTCCCGGAGTTCAACAAAATGATACTTCATGTCATGCCAGAATACGACGTCGAGGTGCGGCAACTGCAGTCAATTTGGTATGGATTATCAGTTGCCAGTCTCGCATAA